The following proteins come from a genomic window of Nostoc sp. ATCC 53789:
- a CDS encoding type II CAAX endopeptidase family protein, translated as MTLKRLVLIFVLTPIAVLLAVSALFGSWQEPQFQSRLELYQTNIALQAQAWQSEDSGDDNLQGIREAILGEQPLESATKQYQEARQSVQANLDKVNNKLAQLRSQSEITPIPPKPLPEVPPTTKTSKQGKQQLQQSLKQLQKLVAELDLRLGILQAQQGQTDTALKTWSELQQRSDVNPEFGETADVLSGLWSNPPRLLQNAQERIQKNLEGWFRSTALVQLYQLQQRQDALLAVKAAQKETAAQAVLKLAVIGTIPTLAALIGLILLILLFAQRLLKGKASLLAQNADIPWSTPWDGETVLQVFIVGFFFMGQIFVPLVISVLPIPRPIADVRLQAFSVLVSYLLVALGALLVLYFSLKPFFPLPEFWFRFRFQDNWFLWGLGGYCTALPIVVMVSLINQQLWQGQGGSNPLLQLALESQNGVALGIFFFTAAIAAPFFEEILFRGFLLPSLTRYLPVWGSIIISSLLFAIAHLSLSEILPLTALGIVLGVVYTRSRNLLAPMLLHSLWNSGTLLSLFILGSN; from the coding sequence ATGACACTCAAGCGGTTGGTTTTAATTTTTGTGCTAACGCCGATAGCAGTTCTGTTGGCAGTTTCGGCTTTATTCGGTAGTTGGCAAGAACCCCAGTTCCAAAGTCGCCTGGAACTGTACCAAACCAATATTGCTTTGCAGGCCCAAGCTTGGCAATCAGAAGATAGCGGTGATGACAATCTTCAAGGGATTCGGGAAGCGATACTTGGTGAGCAACCTCTAGAAAGCGCCACAAAGCAATATCAGGAGGCACGTCAGTCAGTTCAAGCGAATTTGGACAAAGTTAACAATAAGCTTGCACAATTACGCTCTCAATCTGAAATTACTCCCATACCTCCTAAACCTCTACCTGAAGTTCCTCCGACTACTAAAACCTCTAAACAAGGAAAGCAACAGTTACAGCAGTCGCTAAAGCAATTACAAAAATTAGTGGCTGAATTAGACTTGCGCCTGGGAATTTTACAAGCACAGCAAGGACAGACGGATACAGCCCTGAAAACTTGGAGCGAATTACAACAACGCTCAGATGTCAATCCAGAGTTTGGAGAAACCGCAGATGTATTGAGTGGACTGTGGAGCAATCCTCCCCGTCTGCTCCAAAATGCTCAAGAACGGATTCAAAAGAATCTAGAAGGTTGGTTTCGCTCTACTGCTTTGGTTCAGCTATACCAACTCCAACAACGACAAGATGCTTTATTAGCAGTAAAAGCTGCACAAAAAGAAACTGCTGCTCAAGCGGTGTTGAAATTAGCGGTTATTGGTACTATTCCTACCTTAGCGGCTTTAATTGGTCTAATATTGCTGATTTTATTATTTGCTCAACGCTTGTTGAAAGGAAAAGCCTCGTTACTAGCTCAAAATGCTGATATTCCTTGGTCAACGCCTTGGGATGGTGAAACGGTTTTGCAGGTTTTTATTGTAGGCTTTTTCTTTATGGGGCAAATTTTTGTGCCCTTGGTGATATCGGTTCTACCCATCCCGCGCCCTATTGCTGATGTGCGACTTCAGGCTTTTTCTGTTTTGGTTAGTTACCTATTGGTAGCATTAGGTGCGTTGTTAGTGCTGTATTTCTCTCTCAAGCCATTTTTTCCGTTACCGGAATTTTGGTTCCGCTTCCGTTTTCAAGATAACTGGTTTCTGTGGGGACTGGGCGGCTATTGTACGGCTTTGCCTATAGTTGTGATGGTATCTTTAATCAATCAACAGCTATGGCAAGGACAGGGTGGTAGTAACCCCCTGCTGCAACTAGCGCTGGAAAGCCAAAATGGGGTAGCACTTGGTATATTTTTCTTTACAGCAGCGATCGCAGCTCCATTCTTTGAAGAAATTCTGTTTCGCGGCTTTTTGTTACCTTCTCTAACGCGTTACTTACCCGTGTGGGGATCGATTATAATCAGTAGTTTGTTGTTTGCGATCGCTCACCTCAGCTTGTCGGAAATTCTGCCCCTCACTGCATTGGGGATCGTTTTAGGGGTAGTTTACACGCGATCGCGCAACCTCCTTGCTCCTATGCTCCTACACAGCCTTTGGAATAGTGGTACATTATTAAGCCTGTTTATTTTAGGTAGTAATTAA
- a CDS encoding AAA family ATPase, whose product MKEELNILIQAQYPLIYLVTSEEERAEQAVSTIAQLLKPQRRVFVWTVTHGIVEYGQPRNVTQHNTVSPEAAIEWIIRQKEPSIFILKDLHPFIDAPATNRSLRDAIASFKGTQKNIILMSPMQQVPIELEKEVVVIDFTLPDMAELNKVLTQHVDQNRGRRLTTEAREKLLRAALGLTKDEAEKVYRKAQVTTGRLTEDEVDIVLSEKKQLIRRNGILEYIEEDETIDAVGGLEELKRWLKQRSNAFTERAREYGLPQPKGMLILGVPGCGKSLIAKTTSRLWGLPLLRLDMGRVYDGSMVGRSEANLRNALKTAESISPAILFIDELDKSFAGSGGSSDSDGGTSSRIFGSFLTWMQDKKSPVFVMATANRVERLPGEFLRKGRFDEIFFVDLPTPEERQHIFNIHLTKRREDISRFDLEQLAKMSDGFSGAEVEQAIVAAMYEAFAQDREFTQLDIIAALKATLPLSRTMQEQVTALRDWARQRARPAASSVAEYQRMEF is encoded by the coding sequence ATGAAAGAAGAGCTCAATATCCTAATTCAAGCTCAATACCCTTTAATCTACCTTGTGACCTCCGAGGAAGAGCGGGCCGAGCAAGCAGTTTCCACAATCGCCCAGTTGTTAAAGCCCCAGCGCCGAGTATTTGTTTGGACAGTAACACACGGGATTGTGGAGTATGGTCAGCCCCGGAATGTCACTCAACATAATACCGTTTCTCCAGAGGCGGCGATTGAGTGGATAATCCGGCAGAAAGAACCGAGTATATTTATTCTTAAAGATTTACACCCCTTTATTGATGCGCCTGCAACAAACAGATCGTTACGTGATGCGATCGCTAGCTTTAAAGGTACGCAAAAGAACATCATTTTGATGTCTCCAATGCAACAAGTTCCAATAGAGTTGGAAAAAGAAGTTGTTGTTATCGATTTTACACTGCCAGATATGGCGGAGTTAAATAAAGTACTGACTCAGCACGTAGACCAAAATCGTGGTCGGCGGTTGACAACAGAGGCTAGAGAAAAGCTTCTCAGAGCAGCTTTAGGTTTAACTAAAGATGAAGCTGAGAAAGTCTACCGAAAGGCGCAGGTAACTACAGGGCGTTTGACGGAAGATGAAGTAGATATCGTTTTATCTGAGAAAAAGCAACTAATTCGGCGCAATGGAATCTTAGAATACATTGAAGAAGATGAAACCATTGATGCTGTAGGTGGCTTAGAAGAGTTAAAAAGATGGCTCAAGCAACGCTCTAATGCTTTTACAGAAAGAGCAAGAGAGTATGGTTTGCCTCAACCAAAAGGGATGTTAATTCTCGGAGTTCCCGGTTGCGGTAAGTCATTGATTGCTAAAACTACCTCCCGGCTGTGGGGTTTACCACTGTTGCGGTTGGATATGGGGCGAGTCTACGACGGCTCAATGGTGGGACGAAGTGAAGCAAACTTGCGGAACGCCTTGAAAACAGCAGAATCTATTTCCCCAGCGATTTTGTTTATCGACGAATTGGATAAATCCTTTGCTGGTAGTGGAGGTTCTTCTGATTCCGATGGGGGAACATCAAGCAGAATCTTCGGCTCTTTCCTCACATGGATGCAAGATAAGAAGTCACCAGTGTTTGTCATGGCAACTGCCAACAGAGTAGAACGCTTACCTGGGGAGTTCTTGAGGAAAGGACGCTTTGATGAAATATTCTTTGTCGATCTGCCAACACCGGAAGAACGGCAACACATTTTTAATATTCATCTGACCAAGCGCCGTGAAGACATCTCTAGATTCGATCTTGAGCAACTAGCTAAGATGTCTGATGGCTTTTCTGGGGCAGAAGTTGAGCAAGCGATCGTTGCGGCAATGTATGAAGCTTTTGCCCAAGATCGGGAGTTCACCCAATTAGATATTATTGCTGCACTGAAGGCAACATTGCCGCTGTCTCGAACGATGCAAGAACAAGTAACGGCTCTGAGAGATTGGGCCAGACAGCGCGCACGCCCCGCAGCATCCTCCGTAGCTGAATATCAGCGAATGGAGTTTTAA
- a CDS encoding FHA domain-containing protein, with the protein MYSASQTAELTLELFHFQTNTSLQFPPNLSVISIGKPNDQKPPDIDISGLPDSDVSSRIHAQIWKNGDEYHITDLGSSNGTYINGAKLQPQVFCPLHPGDRVSLGQGDKITFMFRVQQHSASTAKNPTPNSAPTKITAPTTSKEEEQVIFASKLIGLGLILAGIIFLSTSIYVSVYLRSTPGILLCMGGVVALNLGGRDNRKLGWVLIGIGIALFIASGVVIGSVSLFSLLVSFAGISCGYQLFTTGKVFNFNPLTLQIVKK; encoded by the coding sequence ATGTACAGCGCATCTCAGACAGCCGAGCTAACTTTGGAGCTTTTTCACTTCCAAACCAACACATCTTTACAATTTCCACCAAATCTTTCTGTAATTTCCATTGGTAAGCCAAACGACCAAAAACCTCCAGATATTGATATCTCTGGCTTACCAGATTCGGATGTGTCATCTCGCATCCACGCACAAATTTGGAAGAATGGGGACGAATACCATATTACCGATTTGGGCAGTTCTAATGGTACATACATTAACGGTGCGAAACTTCAACCTCAAGTTTTTTGTCCACTGCATCCAGGAGACAGAGTTTCCCTTGGGCAGGGAGACAAAATAACTTTTATGTTTAGGGTGCAGCAACACTCTGCATCTACCGCGAAAAATCCTACACCAAATTCCGCGCCAACGAAAATTACAGCGCCTACCACAAGTAAAGAAGAGGAACAAGTAATCTTTGCTAGTAAGCTTATTGGCTTAGGGCTAATCCTCGCAGGCATTATATTTTTAAGTACAAGTATTTATGTGAGCGTCTACTTACGCAGCACACCTGGAATTTTGCTGTGTATGGGAGGTGTAGTAGCTCTAAATTTGGGTGGGCGCGATAATCGGAAGCTAGGATGGGTTTTGATTGGGATCGGAATTGCTCTATTCATCGCCAGTGGTGTTGTAATCGGTTCAGTGTCACTTTTTTCTCTGCTAGTGTCATTCGCTGGCATCTCCTGTGGATATCAGTTGTTTACAACCGGAAAGGTGTTCAACTTTAATCCGCTTACACTTCAAATAGTTAAAAAGTAA